The sequence AATCTGAAAAGCTCATTAAAGAGGTAGATTACAGCCTCCTTCTGACGTTTATCGGACTTTTTATAGTGATAGGGGGAGTTGAAAAAAGTGGGGTTATAAATATATTGGTCAACGATATAGGATATAACCTTTTTAAAAATACAAGTTTTTTCTCATTTTTAACAGCAATACTATCAAACATCATCGGAAATGTTCCGGCAGTAATGATGCTCCATTACTTTATCCCAAATGAAAATGCCAACTACGGCTGGACGATGCTGGCTATCATCTCAACATTGGCAGGCAATCTAACCCTTACTGGCTCGATTGCAAACCTAATAGTTGCTGAAATTGCTAAAAAGAATAAAATTGAAGTAAAATTTTTAGACTATCTGAAAATTGGCTTTCCAACTACGATATTTCTTATACTTTTGAGCGTATTAATTATAAAATAATTAATCAAATCTTCTAAAAAGATCTAAAACCTTGCCAAACAACAAAACAAATAAGATTGTTACAGCGAGTCTTCCAAAGAAGATAACAACAAAGTTTGCTCCAATGGCAACAAATATCGCTGTGTCCTCGATCATTGCGTGAGATAAAACCAAAAAGATATTTATCAGAATAATCTCTTTTGTGCTTATTAAACCCTTTTTTACTTCGTCCATCACAGTACCAGCGCCATATATAAGACCAAATATAGACCCTGCAGCCAATGGTATGGCAGAATTTTTTGAAAAACCGAGATATTTAATAATATTTGCAACATTATTGCAAAATCCATCCCAAAATGGACTCCTCTTGAAGGTCTCTATAAAAATCATAAGGGGGATGACTATCATAGTAATAGTCAAAAGGGTGCCCAAAGAACCGAAAACAGCCTCTTCTAAAACTTCAATCATCTTAGAACCATATTAAGCAAAAGGCCCGCAAGAAAAGACGTTAAAATCCTAAAAATTGTTATAAAAAATGGATTAACGCCTATCTTAGAACAGATTGCCCCCTCCAAAATAAGGCTGTGAGCTATCAAGACCATTATTGCAAGAATCGTTATCTCTCTTGAATTAAGACCCAGGCCAACAATAACTCCCACAGCAGAATATATATTTAAAAGATAGCCCGTTATTAAGACCAAGGAAGCATCGCCCGGGAGACCAAAATACTTCATAAATGGAGAAAAGATTGTGTCAAGATAATACATAAGAGGAGTGGCCTTAAGAATTGTGACCAAAAAAAATACAGGCACAACTATCTTTGCAAGATTTAGAGTTGTGATAATCCCCTTATGAAAGCCAACCTTTATGCCGTCTAAAAGATAGCTGTTATCCATGTGTATAATTATATCAAACAAAATTATTAAAGGACTCCCTATTAGAGAGCCAAAGTATATAATATTTTTATATACACTTATTAGAATTGGAGAAAAAAATGAAAATAATACATATTTTTTCAGGTGGCTTAGACTCTACTACCCTTTTATATTATCTATTAGACAAGGGACACAATGTTAAAACAATAAGCTTTTTCTACGGTCAAAAACACAAAAAAGAGCTGAAATGTGCGCAAAATATTTCTAATATAT is a genomic window of Thermodesulfobium sp. 4217-1 containing:
- a CDS encoding nucleoside recognition protein translates to MIEVLEEAVFGSLGTLLTITMIVIPLMIFIETFKRSPFWDGFCNNVANIIKYLGFSKNSAIPLAAGSIFGLIYGAGTVMDEVKKGLISTKEIILINIFLVLSHAMIEDTAIFVAIGANFVVIFFGRLAVTILFVLLFGKVLDLFRRFD
- a CDS encoding nucleoside recognition domain-containing protein translates to MFDIIIHMDNSYLLDGIKVGFHKGIITTLNLAKIVVPVFFLVTILKATPLMYYLDTIFSPFMKYFGLPGDASLVLITGYLLNIYSAVGVIVGLGLNSREITILAIMVLIAHSLILEGAICSKIGVNPFFITIFRILTSFLAGLLLNMVLR